The genomic interval AATCCCAACTATTGAGTCGCCGGAACCGACCTAAATAAATCCCAACAGCGCAAAGGGCGTGGGTGATTAGTTCAATCCAGACGATCAAGTGTTTCCAACCCTGACGCTTCAGGTAATGTCCCTGATTCATGACGGAGACAACGTAGGCTTCGAACCCACTCAAAATTGCCAGCACATGCAAAGGAACAAAGATTAAAGCAATGATCCAGGCGGAGTTTCCGACACGAATTCCTTTGATCAAATGAATAATATCGGTTAACAGGTAGGGAGCATTGGGCAGAAAGGCAATATAAACCGCTAAACCAAGCCACCAGGGAATCGATCGCTCATGGGTTTTACGCCGAAACAACCAGAAACTCAGAACCAACGGAATAAACGCCAGAAACAAGTTCCAGAGAATCCAGCCACTATAGATATTAGAGAACGCGATCGAAATCTCGGCAAACCTTTCTTGCATAGGTATCTCGGCTTCAACAACCTGGTCTTTCCCAGATTAACTCACGAAACTCAGGAGTGGAGAGGGTAAGGAGTGGAGAGTGGGGAGAAGAGTTAAAAGTTTTGAGTTTTGAGTTTTGGGTTTTGGGTTTTGAGTTAATTCTGACTCTTGACTCCCTCACAGACTTGACAGAAACATTGACAAGCTTAATCTAAGTGGGAGGGTGCCATTAAATATAAGACCCGTGTCGGTTGGGTTGAGGCACGAAACCCAACGCCTGCATGGGTTACACTATCGCTAACCCATCCTACTTTTATTGCAACTACCTACTTACTTACATTTTAAAGAGCTGAAAACCTGCTCGATTCTGGTGGCGGCATTTTTGCCGTTGGCTGTAACAACCACAACCTGTTCAACCTCATCCTGAACAGTGCTTGCAATATAGCGAATCGCTGGTACAGGGTCAGGTGAGTCGGCAAAAGATTGCTGTCCTTCCTCAACGATCGTCGAAACCTTTTTGCCACAAAATACTTTGTTGTCTGTTCGAGAAGCCGTAGCCACAAAATCTTGACTGGCATCTTCCGAAGGAGGGTTAACGCTCAGGTCAAATAGATCGGTTTTGCTCGTTTCCTCATTGATTGGTGTTTTGCCGACAAACAGGACAACATCCGGCGGATTGGTTGTACTTCGAACCCAGGCAAGTTTAGCAACCCCAATATTGATCCCAAAGACACCCTGCGAACCACCAGGAATTTTGTAATCAATCAGGCTGCGGGCGACCGCTTCTGCCCTGATTGGGTCAAAGGCGTTATTCAATACCTTAATTCCCAAACCTACCAGCCCCACCCCAATGAGGGTAAGCGCTGCAATCACAATCAGAATGATCTCCCACACACTGACGGAGTATTGGGGGATTTCGCTGGTTGTTAGCTGGTCGTCCATGAGTTAAGAAGTTTTGAGTTTTAAGTTTTAAGTTTTGAGTGTATTAAGCGTAATACCAATCTGAATTGAAAACGCGACAGGTCTGGTAGGGGCGTTTGGCCAAACGCCCTTACCAGATGTTGATGTGCCACGAAGACTATTTAATTTGGTATAAGAAGAATTTTGCATTGAGGTGTTGGGCGGTGGAAAGCAGGGTTAGAAGATACGGAGAACTTAAAACTGAGAACTCAAAACTCCTGCTTCCCCAATTTCTAATTCTTAATTTTTAATGCTCAATTTCCTCAGCCTAAGTCTACGCCCAGGAAGCGATCGAGGAAGCGCGATCGCCAGACTGCCCGTAAAATCAAGCACCATTCTAGCGCTACAAGACTCAGGAAGAGAAAATCCCAACTACTCAGGGGTGCCAGTTCGAAAAATCGTCGAAAGACGGGAACTGACAGAATGATCCCATACCCCACCAGCAGGCTCAGTGCCATTAGGGTATAGCGCCAGTCGTGGGTTAGCGGCTCCGCAGCAACCCAAACCCGCGTTGGTGGTTTGAGAAAGGGAATCAGAAGTAACTGACATAAAATCAGAATCGTGACCAGGGCAGTGCGTGGTTCGCGATAATCTACCTGGCTGAATTCCGAACCTGGCGCTAAATCCAGGATTGCCCCAACCACATAGAGCAAATAGACGAGCAACGCAACCAGCGTTAACGTCAGGGCGGCTGGAATTGTAAAGCGCAACAAGGACTGCACCATTCCCTGTTGTCTGGGATTCCTCCCTGGTTTTGCCCAAATTGGTAGAAAAATAACTGGAAATCCGACGCCAAATAGGGAAACGAGCGCGCTGTGTTTATTGACCAGGGGAAAACTGTCGGTTACCATTGCGCTGGAGAAAATAAGTAGCGTAATGCAAATAATCCGCACAATAAATAGTGCCAGCGCATCGCGAATCCCGTTGCGGATTCGTTGCCCTTCTAAGAAGGTATGGGGTAAGGAACCAAAGGAATCTTGTAACAACACAATATCTGCCACACTCCTGGTTGCCCGACTGCCACTTTCCATGGCGATCGCCAGATTTGCCTGCTTCAGCGAAAGGACATCGTTAACCCCATCCCCAATCATGGCGACATAGTGCCCCTGCCGCCGCAGCGTTTTCACTAATCTGGCTTTTTGTTCCGGGGTAATGCGTCCAAAGACCGTACAAGAAATCGCCGCCTGGATGAACTGAGCCTCATCCATGACGGCCAATTCAGCCCCAGAAACCAGGGCAATATCCGCTCCCAATCCTGCCTGCTGTGCCAGGGCTGCAACCGTTTGGGGATTATCCCCAGAAATAATTTTGATGCTAATTCCCGCTTCGGCAAATCCATGTAATGTTTCGCGTGCCTGGGGGCGGAGTTGGTCACTGAATTGGAGGATGCCTAAGGGAGTGAGGCTAAGGGGTAGGATTGGGTGGTCGGTTGCATCCAGGCTATTCAGGACACTGCTATGGGCAAGTAAAAGCACCCGCAATCCTTGCTCCACCCCTGCCTGAATTTCAGTTGCCATCTCCTGGGATAGGGTCAGGGCTTTGGTCAGTTTTTCGGGCGCACCCAAAACGTACACCCCCGGATGGTTCCCATCCGCAAGGGTAACGGCACTCCACTGGCGGGCGGAGGAAAAGGGAACTTCTGCTATGACCGATCGCGTCTCCCCTGTAAAAGCAGCCAGAATGGCATCCACTCGTCCGGTTATGGGCAGTGGTATTCACCGCAAAGTCCCCCAGGATTTGTCCTAAGGTTTCTTCCGAAATTCCCACGGGATAAATCGTTTGCAGGTTGAGTTGATTGGTGGTCAGGGTTCCCGTTTTGTCGAGACAGAGAGTATCCACATTACTGAGCGATTCCACTGCATTTGCCTGCTGAATCAGCACATTTTCGCCCAGCATGCGTACCGCACCCATCCCATAGGCAAGGGTAATCGCGACCAGCAACCCGGCGGGAACCAGTCCTGCAATTACGGCTGCCCGCTGCACAATATCGGCAAGGGGCAGCGATCGACTCAAAAAGCTAATCGCCACCAGAATCCAGAGAAAGCAGGCAAGCAGCAGAATAATCCGAATCACCAGATTGATTTCCTGCTGGAGTGGGGTATAGACCTGACGGAAAGCGCGGGCACCCGTTACGAGCTTGTAGGCAACGGTTTCCATTCCCACCTTGGTGGCTTCAAAGTAACCTCCACCACTGACACAGAACGTTCCAGAATAGACCGAATCGCCTGCCAGTTTGGGGATCATATCCGACTCCCCTGTTAACAGGGATTCGTCCACATCAATCCGTCCTTCGCCCACAACTGTGCCATCGACCAGAATCTGATCCCCCGATCGCACTGCCAGAATGTCACCCAACACAATTTCTCCGGGTGAGGTCTGGACTTCCCGTCCATCCCGCACGATCGTGGCGATCGGGCGATTCAACAGGGCAATTTCATCCAGTTTACGTTTTGCCCAAATCTCCTGGGCAATATTCATCAGAATGCCGCTCACAATCACCACAACCACCAGCACCGCGTCGCTGTAGCGGTGAAGCACCAGCATTACCGCACTGATGGCAAAGAAAACGGCATTAATAAAGGTGAACAGATTCTCTTGCAGAATCCGACGGTAGGAACGACTCGACTGAAGTTTGACGTTATTACCCTGACCTGCCGCCCGACGCTGGCTGGCTTCCTGTTCGGTCAGTCCCTTGGAGAAGTCAGTTGGATAAACGTCCTGAGTCATAATTTCGAGACTGCGCCAGCAAATTTCTCTATACCTAGTAGTCTGTCAACTTAGGAATGGGAATTAAATCAGTTCGATGTTTGGTAGGGGCGGGTTTTGCCGTTAAATCCATTGCAGGGTGCAGATAGGTTTGCTAAACCCGCCCGTACAGTTTGCGGATTGATTCAATTCGCGATCCTTACAGTTGGGATGGGGGAGAGGGTTATCGTTATTTTTTGAGGTTTTTAACCCCTCAAAAAATTCTTGACAGAACACTAGTGGAATGAGCATTTAATTTTGCAACATCACAACCCTACCGCTGTTGGGTTTCGCTGACACTCTACCCAACTTGCGTTGCAGAACTTGTAGATTGCTCTACTAGGTTGTCAACCTTCAAACCATAGGCTAACGCAGTCAAAATTGCGATGAGAATTCGGGCATCAGAAAAATTACCGCCAAAACACAAACAACGATCACAACTGGGGCAACGGCTAAAACCAGTAGAATAGCTGGCGTCACCTTCGGGTTTCTCATGATAAAGGACATGGGTTCAGAATCGTATTTTTCCCAAATCCTTTGTCGCTTTTCTGTGGGGGCTGATTGTTCGACTTTTGAAGCGTTAATATTGTTTTGATTCATAGCGACCTCTATAAGAAATCAAGCATTCAAGATTAAGAATTAAAAACCAAGAATTAAAAATTATTCCTTTGCGAGGGTTTCCATTTTTAATTTTAAATTCTCCATTTTTAATTCCCCATTCTTAATTCTCCTTAATTGTCTCACCTCAATTGTCTTAAAGCGTGTCCTAGAGCTATTGTGAGGTCATCCTATTTTACAAGCCAAGGGTCGTCTTAAGTACATTCAAAGTTGCGGCTTCTTTCTTGCTCACCTTGTCGCCAATCCCAAATAAACCTTCCCCGGCGGCGTGGGCAACGCTATTGGCGCAACCATAGGTAAACTCTTTGTATTCCTGAATTTCGGCAGGAGTGGCTTTCTTTTCCAAAATTGCCAATGCTTTACGAATCAAGCTCACTGCTGATTCCAAAATTGCATCGGGAGAAACCTCTGTCTGAGGCTCTTCTTTTTCCTGGGGTTCTTTTCCGTTCGCATATTTGGCAAACAATGTCTGGATTAATTGGCTATCGGGGTGTTTTTCAACAGCTCCCGTAATTTCTTTGCCCAGAGTGGCAATTTCGATGCCCATTGAGACGATCGCGAACTCACAAAAAACGACCGCATGCCCGCTCATGATGACGGCTTGTCTCAAAGTCTCTAGCTCTGTTTCCGTGTATTCTGGCTGGGTAGTCATTTAGGATTACTTCAAAAAAAACTACACGGGAATCATATCACCCTATTCAACAATCAGGCAGAAGGTAGGGGTGGTAGGTGGTAGGTGGTAGGTGGTAGGTGGTAGGTATCAGCTATTAGTGGTTCACTGCCGACTGCTCACTGTTCACTGATCAACCCAATCACCAAAACTCAAACCTCCCCCACCTCGCCGATCCCCCCTACCTCCCACCCTTCAGCGTTTGTCGTCAATTTCGCTGATGCGGAAGCTCTTGAACTCCATTAATTCTTATGTTCAAATCAGGATTTCTATCAATAAAAGGGAAGTTTTATACTTAAACCCCATAAAAACCCGATAGAAAGCGATGAACTTTAATCAGCCGAGAGGCTGCCCTCATTTTGATCACTTGAGGCATCAGATCGAGTCACTTGATGCAACTGAAAAGTTACATCAACAGATCCGACAGCTCAATGGCGAGTTAGGGGATGCGAAGGAAAAATTGAGCCGAAAAGAACGGGATGTGGCTTATTATCAGAGCGTGTTGAATCATTTGCCCGAATTAGTGTGTCGATTTTTGGCAGATGGAACGCTAACATTTGTAAATCAGGCTTATTGCACCTATTTTGGCAGACTGCCAGAGGAATTAATTGGCAGGAGCTTTCTGGAACTGATTCCAGAAGCCGATCGCTCGGTGCCGCTCCAGCAGATTGCGACTTTGCTGCAAACAAAGGGCAGCAGCAGCAGTGAGCATCAGGTCATCACTGCGGATGGTTCTCTCTGTTGGCAAGAGTGGACGGATTATGCCCTCTGTGATGCGAACGGGAACGTAGTTGAATTTCAGGCGATCGGGCGGGAAATTAGCGATCGTAAACAGGCGGAAGCGCAATTATGCCAAAGTGAAGCCAAATTGCAAGAAGCTCAGCGAGTTGCCCATGTGGGAAGTTGGGAACTGGATCTTAAGACTCAGGAAATTACCCTCTCAGAAGAGGCGTTTCATATTTTTGGTTTTGCTCCCCGCCAGCCAGAACCCTCCTGCCAGGAACATTTGCAAAGAATCCATCCCGACGATCGGGAACTGATTCAAACCCTGGTTAAACAGATAGCGGAGACGGGTCAACCCTACAAAGTCGATTTTCGCATCTTGAACCCAGATGGGTCGGTTCGGCATATCGAAGGTAGGGGCGAAGCCAGCCTGAATCCCCAGGGACAAATTACACAGCTGTTTGGCACTCTATTAGACATTACAGACCGCAAACTCCTGGAAGAACAGTTGCGCTGGCAGGCAGAACGGGAGCGCATTCTGCGTCAAATTACAACCCACATCCGCCAGTCTCTAAACATCGACACCATCTTAAAAACCACGGTTTCGGAGGTGCAGCGATCGCTTCAAGCTGACCGGGTGCTGATTTATCGGTTTCAACCTGACTGGAGTGGTGTTGTCCTGGTGGAGTCGGTTGCAGAACCCTGGATAGCCGTTCAGGGAACCAAATTAAGAGATCCCTGCTTTGCCGAAAGGTACATTGAGCCTTATCGCCAGGGACGCCTTCATGTGGTTGCAGATGTGCATCATGCCAATCTGAATCCCTGTTATGTTGAACTTCTCACGACCTTTGGAGTCAAAGCGAATCTGGTTGTTCCTATCCTGCAAGAAAATCGGAACTCCCAGCGAACTGAAAGTACCCACTCTACACCTATCCTATGGGGGCTGCTGATTGTCCATCAGTGTAGTGGACGCCGACAGTGGCAGGATGCGGAAGTTGATTTATTAAGGCAACTGGCGGTTCAGGTGGGTATTGCGGTCGAACAGGCAGAGTTTCACCGTCAAGTCCAACGATTCAACGCTGAGTTAGA from Kovacikia minuta CCNUW1 carries:
- a CDS encoding HAD-IC family P-type ATPase, with protein sequence MTQDVYPTDFSKGLTEQEASQRRAAGQGNNVKLQSSRSYRRILQENLFTFINAVFFAISAVMLVLHRYSDAVLVVVVIVSGILMNIAQEIWAKRKLDEIALLNRPIATIVRDGREVQTSPGEIVLGDILAVRSGDQILVDGTVVGEGRIDVDESLLTGESDMIPKLAGDSVYSGTFCVSGGGYFEATKVGMETVAYKLVTGARAFRQVYTPLQQEINLVIRIILLLACFLWILVAISFLSRSLPLADIVQRAAVIAGLVPAGLLVAITLAYGMGAVRMLGENVLIQQANAVESLSNVDTLCLDKTGTLTTNQLNLQTIYPVGISEETLGQILGDFAVNTTAHNRTSGCHSGCFYRGDAIGHSRSSLFLRPPVECRYPCGWEPSGGVRFGCARKTDQSPDPIPGDGN
- a CDS encoding HAD-IC family P-type ATPase, yielding MATEIQAGVEQGLRVLLLAHSSVLNSLDATDHPILPLSLTPLGILQFSDQLRPQARETLHGFAEAGISIKIISGDNPQTVAALAQQAGLGADIALVSGAELAVMDEAQFIQAAISCTVFGRITPEQKARLVKTLRRQGHYVAMIGDGVNDVLSLKQANLAIAMESGSRATRSVADIVLLQDSFGSLPHTFLEGQRIRNGIRDALALFIVRIICITLLIFSSAMVTDSFPLVNKHSALVSLFGVGFPVIFLPIWAKPGRNPRQQGMVQSLLRFTIPAALTLTLVALLVYLLYVVGAILDLAPGSEFSQVDYREPRTALVTILILCQLLLIPFLKPPTRVWVAAEPLTHDWRYTLMALSLLVGYGIILSVPVFRRFFELAPLSSWDFLFLSLVALEWCLILRAVWRSRFLDRFLGVDLG
- a CDS encoding sensor histidine kinase, with the translated sequence MNFNQPRGCPHFDHLRHQIESLDATEKLHQQIRQLNGELGDAKEKLSRKERDVAYYQSVLNHLPELVCRFLADGTLTFVNQAYCTYFGRLPEELIGRSFLELIPEADRSVPLQQIATLLQTKGSSSSEHQVITADGSLCWQEWTDYALCDANGNVVEFQAIGREISDRKQAEAQLCQSEAKLQEAQRVAHVGSWELDLKTQEITLSEEAFHIFGFAPRQPEPSCQEHLQRIHPDDRELIQTLVKQIAETGQPYKVDFRILNPDGSVRHIEGRGEASLNPQGQITQLFGTLLDITDRKLLEEQLRWQAERERILRQITTHIRQSLNIDTILKTTVSEVQRSLQADRVLIYRFQPDWSGVVLVESVAEPWIAVQGTKLRDPCFAERYIEPYRQGRLHVVADVHHANLNPCYVELLTTFGVKANLVVPILQENRNSQRTESTHSTPILWGLLIVHQCSGRRQWQDAEVDLLRQLAVQVGIAVEQAEFHRQVQRFNAELERQVQARTIELQLAYEFESTLKRITDKVRDSLDESQILQSAVEELAKGLGISCCNAALFDLEQGTSTICYEYTTFISPFQRRVSRMADFPEIYQQLLQGEYFQFCSLIPNPVRGEAAMFCCPILDNQGVLGDLWLINHSYSVFSEQDIRLVQQVANQCAIALRQSRLYQTAQAQVQELERLNQLKDDFLSTVSHELRTPMTNIKMATQMLEIGLKQSGELGAKPNSINRYFQILKDECQREISLISDLLNLTRLETGGEPLSPIAVDFPRWLTELIKPFAERAHSQQQQLEIDIPRGFPTLTTDVSYLERILLELLNNACKYTPAGGVITVAARSVGKKDEGLRIKDKTGANSSFILDYLSFQISVTNTGIEIPAQERDRIFDKFYRIPNNDPWKHGGTGLGLALVKRLIEQLGGKIQVVGAQGQTTFIVELPPGVEQPSVLQNRSDRDLTD
- a CDS encoding DUF1361 domain-containing protein; amino-acid sequence: MQERFAEISIAFSNIYSGWILWNLFLAFIPLVLSFWLFRRKTHERSIPWWLGLAVYIAFLPNAPYLLTDIIHLIKGIRVGNSAWIIALIFVPLHVLAILSGFEAYVVSVMNQGHYLKRQGWKHLIVWIELITHALCAVGIYLGRFRRLNSWDLVSDPENVLFNTLNDLTSKLPLLVIAVTFVILTVLYWLFKQITLGLVLRVRYARMNKEIELD